A section of the Acropora muricata isolate sample 2 chromosome 4, ASM3666990v1, whole genome shotgun sequence genome encodes:
- the LOC136914992 gene encoding ornithine aminotransferase, mitochondrial-like, with translation MIRLCCRLLRPFRCSRQFSTPASKTLNELTPEEIFQREDTYGAHNYHPLPAALCRAKGPFVWDVTGKKYFDFLAAYSAVNQGHCHPRIVRTLQEQAEILTLTSRAFYNDVLGEFEEYASKLFGYDKILAMNTGVEGGETACKLARKWGYQVKGIPKDQAKIVFVEENFWGRTLAAVSSSSDPDCYGEFGPFMPGFELIPYNDLSALEKSISDPNTCAFMVEPIQGEAGVKIPDNGYLQGVRELCSKYNVLFIADEVQSGLGRTGRRLAVDHENVRPDIVILGKALSGGVYPVSAVLCDDDIMLTIKPGQHGSTYGGNPLGCKVAITALKVLEEEKLAEHSARLGEMMLPELKKLNPAVVKTARGKGLMNAIEINNTKDFDAWKVCLKLKENGLLAKPTHEHIVRFTPTLVITEEQLWEALGIIKDTVESFA, from the exons ATGATTCGTCTCTGCTGTCGCCTCCTTCGTCCATTCCGTTGTTCAAGGCAGTTCTCGACTCCAGCCTCTAAAACCCTGAATGAGCTGACGCCAGAAGAGATTTTCCAGCGAGAAGATACTTATGGTGCTCACAATTATCATCCGCTGCCGGCTGCTTTATGCAGGGCAAAGGGTCCTTTTGTTTGGGATGTAACGGGAAAGAAATACTTCGATTTTCTCGCTGCTTACTCGGCGGTCAACCAAGGCCATTGTCATCCAAGAATTGTGAGAACTCTTCAAGAACAAGCTGAAATCCTGACCCTAACGTCCAGAGCTTTTTACAACGATGTTTTGGGTGAATTTGAAGAATATGCTTCGAAGCTATTTGGCTACGACAAGATTTTGGCGATGAACACAGGCGTGGAAGGAGGAGAAACGGCATGCAAGTTAGCGCGAAAGTGGGGATATCAGGTCAAAGGGATTCCGAAAGATCAAGCAAAAATTGTCTTCGTGGAGGAAAATTTCTGGGGGCGCACTTTAGCTGCAGTTTCTTCTTCATCTGATCCAGATTGTTATGGAGAATTTGGACCATTTATGCCTGGATTCGAATTAATTCCATACAATGATTTATCTGCGTTAGAG AAATCCATTAGTGACCCAAACACCTGTGCATTCATGGTGGAGCCTATTCAAGGTGAAGCTGGTGTGAAAATACCCGATAATGGATATTTGCAAGGCGTAAGGGAACTCTGTTCCAAATACAAT GTTCTTTTCATAGCTGATGAAGTACAGAGTGGCCTTGGAAGAACTGGAAG ACGTTTAGCCGTTGACCATGAGAATGTGCGTCCAGATATCGTCATTCTTGGAAAAGCATTGTCAGGTGGTGTTTATCCT gtcTCTGCAGTCCTTTGTGATGATGATATTATGCTTACTATCAAACCTGGGCAG CATGGCTCCACGTATGGAGGAAATCCACTTGGTTGCAAAGTTGCTATCACTGCTTTGAAG GTCCTTGAGGAGGAGAAGTTGGCTGAGCATTCTGCCAGGCTTGGAGAAATGATGCTTCCCGAGCTGAAGAAGCTTAATCCTGCAGTTGTCAAGACAGCTAGGGGAAAAGGACTTATGAATGCTATTGAGATCAACAACACCAAGG ATTTTGATGCCTGGAAAGTTTGTTTGAAGCTGAAGGAGAACGGGCTGCTTGCAAAACCTACGCATGAACACATTGTTCGCTTTACCCCAACCCTCGTCATCACAGAAGAGCAACTTTGGGAAGCACTTGGAATAATCAAGGATACTGTTGAGTCATTTGCTTGA
- the LOC136914993 gene encoding 4-hydroxyphenylpyruvate dioxygenase-like protein yields the protein MVVRLHHVEILCQNLQQSLKQFCGKFGFRVAARSPFPNQVILNRDAINFVLSEGAHDRDTVFNVALEVKDVKQAVDIVQRNNGKVIRGPQISADGNGEVESAVIQTPIGNVVHTLLNSSNYGGIFLPGFHDNKMALRETDDYVTPAETDTSYRRAVVSESILKHFDHITFACPLGTSQSIMKWYENCFGFSRFNISSHESPEGFYVQSSIQGASIGMKLTAMQYWFCSETELTIKTEEPGGGVKFVFAEPLPGQGPNQVQTFLREHGGPGIQHIGLYTSNISEAVATLKDKGVTFIDPPAAYYSEEGKLQEIKEVGESVELLQNHGILLDAESFREQEKTQSQQKTRYLMQVFTTPLFNRDTFFLEVIQRCGATGFGAGNITALWNAVDSYLKSHSDNSDSSQSC from the exons ATGGTGGTGCGGTTACATCATGTGGAAATCCTCTGTCAGAATCTTCAACAAAGCTTGAAACAATTTTGTGGCAAGTTTGGATTTAGAGTGGCAGCTCGCTCCCCTTTTCCTAATCAAGTTATTCTAAACCGCGAcgctattaattttgttttaagcGAAGGCGCTCATGACAGAGACACGGTGTTCAATGTTGCCCTCGAAGTCAAAGATGTTAAACAGGCGGTGGATATTGTGCAAAGAAACAACGGAAAAGTAATCAGAGGACCACAAATATCAGCTGATGGTAACGGAGAGGTGGAATCTGCCGTTATACAGACACCCATTGGCAATGTCGTCCATACTTTACTCAATTCATCCAATTATGGGGGAATATTTTTACCCGGCTTTCACGATAACAAGATGGCGTTACGTGAAACTGATGATTATGTAACACCAGCTGAAACTGATACATCATACCGTAGAGCAGTTGTCAGTGAAAGTATTTTAAAGCATTTTGATCACATAACTTTTGCATGCCCACTGGGAACTTCACAGTCCATTATGAAATGGTATGAGAATTGTTTTGGGTTTAGCAGGTTCAATATTAGTTCACACGAGAGCCCAGAAGGGTTTTATGTACAGAGTTCGATCCAAGGTGCAAGTATCGGAATGAAGTTAACAGCCATGCAGTATTGGTTTTGTTCTGAAACTGAGCTTACAATAAAAACAGAAGAACCAGGTGGGGGAGTGAAATTTGTCTTTGCTGAGCCTCTCCCAGGACAAG GTCCCAACCAAGTACAAACATTTTTGAGGGAACATGGAGGTCCTGGAATACAGCACATAGGCTTATATACTTCAAATATTTCTGAAGCAGTCGCTACTTTAAAAGACAAAGGGGTCACATTTATTGATCCTCCTGCTGCATATTATTCTGAG GAGGGAAAattacaagaaatcaaagagGTTGGGGAATCTGTGGAGTTGCTACAAAATCATGGAATTCTGTTAGATGCTGAGAGCTTTCGTGAACAAGAGAAGACACAATCACAGCAGAAAACAAG ATACCTGATGCAAGTCTTCACGACTCCATTATTCAACCGAGACACATTCTTTCTGGAGGTGATACAGCGATGTGGTGCGACAGGATTTGGAGCTGGAAATATTACTGCATTGTGGAATGCTGTGGACTCGTATCTCAAAAGTCACTCTGATAACAGTGATTCATCTCAGTCTTGTTAA
- the LOC136914995 gene encoding sideroflexin-1-like: protein MMGFYSSGNRRVDVLRERTSTCKNITSIMEAPRLEGGRINLNAPRFEQSTFLGRAKHFFTITDPRNILRTARQLDEAKELLVKYRQMKEPLGTTDEQVWRAKKVYESAFHPDTGEKMFVVGRMSAQVPMNMSICGFMLTFYKSTSAVLFWQWINQSFNAIVNYTNRSGDSLITNKQLLTGYACATTGAVAVALGLNQLTKSTPPLVGRFVPYAAVAAANCVNIPLMRQTELMRGIPVTDQDGNRIGESKAAARKAIASVVFSRIVMASPGMTIPPIIMNHLDSKAFMKKWPFLASPLTVLLTGLCLVFATPLCCAIFPQKSCIAVSKLEPDLQEIIKKKDGPSMEYVYFNKGL, encoded by the exons ATGATGGGATTTTACTCGAGTGGTAACCGGCGAGTTGATGTTCTTCGCGAACGAACTTCCACGTGTAAAAACATAACAAG CATCATGGAAGCTCCTCGTTTAGAAGGTGGAAGGATTAATTTGAATGCTCCTCGCTTTGAGCAGTCAACATTTTTAGGACGTGCCAAACACTTTTTTACCATAACGGACCCCAGAAATATTTTACGCACAGCTCGACaacttgatgaagcaaaagaaTTACTTGTAAAATACAG GCAGATGAAAGAGCCTCTAGGAACCACAGATGAGCAGGTATGGCGAGCAAAGAAGGTTTATGAATCTGCATTCCACCCTGACACAGGTGAAAAGATGTTTGTGGTTGGACGAATGTCTGCACAAGTACCTATGAACATGTCAATCTGTGGCTTTATGTTAACATTTTATAA GAGTACATCTGCTGTTCTTTTTTGGCAGTGGATCAATCAATCCTTTAATGCAATAGTGAATTACACAAACAGAAGTGGGGATTCTCTTATCACAAACAA ACAACTGTTGACAGGTTATGCATGTGCCACAACAGGAGCTGTTGCTGTTGCATTGGGACTTAACCAGTTGACAAAG TCCACGCCTCCCTTGGTTGGTCGATTTGTTCCATATGCTGCTGTAGCTGCTGCAAACTGCGTCAACATTCCTCTAATGAGACAAAC GGAACTTATGAGGGGAATTCCTGTTACTGATCAAGATGGAAACAGAATTGGAGAATCTAAG GCTGCTGCAAGGAAAGCCATAGCAAGTGTTGTTTTTTCAAGAATAGTCATGGCTTCCCCTGGAATGA CAATTCCTCCAATAATAATGAATCACCTGGATTCCAAAGCATTCATGAAG aAGTGGCCGTTCCTAGCATCACCATTGACTGTTCTCTTAACTGGCCTGTG CTTGGTGTTTGCAACTCCTCTTTGTTGTGCAATTTTTCCTCAAAAAAG TTGTATAGCAGTTTCAAAGCTCGAGCCAGATCTTCAAGAAATTATCAAGAAAAAGGATGGACCTTCTATGGAATATGTCTACTTCAACAAAGGGTTGTAA